The following nucleotide sequence is from Ahniella affigens.
GTCGGCACCGGCCGAAAATGAAGGGCCAGCGCCGGTAAGCACCAGAGCGCGCACGTCCGAGTCTTGGCCCAAATTGGCGATGGCATCAGTCAGTGCCGCAATCAGATGCTCGTCAAACGCGTTGTGCAGATCGGGGCGGTTCAACGTGACGACGGCAATTGCCGCGCGTCGCTCGACAGTCAGGAGTTGGGCGTTCATGCGGTTGGTCCGATAGGTGCCGCCATTATCGCTGGATTCGTCTCAGAAAACTGTCCCGGGCGCCTCGGATCGAGTTCAATGGGAACCGAGCCATGAATGGCGCTAGTGTTCAAGTCCGGTCAGCCCCGCGATCGCGGGATGATCACGATCGAGCGACCACTGCAGCGGATTGTTGGCAACGTATTCGCGAATATCTCTCAATTCGGTGTCGTCGCGAACGACGCGTTCGTAATAGTTCGGCTGCCACAATCGGTCATTGAACCGCCGCCAATAAAGGCGCCTGACGCCGTCGATGTAGCGCATTGTGGTCATGGTCTTGAAACGCTGCACGACCGCGAATAGTGACAACCCTATCGGGGCAGGCCGCAGTGCCTGCCCAGGCCCCGCGAGATCCGTAGGGGCAGACCCCTGTGTCTGCCCTGCATTTATGAAATCCGCAAGGGCAGACCCTTGTGTCTGCCCCGGTTCGCGCGATCAATCCTGCGCTTCCTTGACCAGCAGATGCTTGGCGATCTGGCCATGGACATAGCCTATGCCTTTCGCAATGTGCAAGGTGGCGAACAGCAGCACCACACCCGTCAGGAAGCACAGTGCCGTTCCAA
It contains:
- a CDS encoding transposase; this encodes MTTMRYIDGVRRLYWRRFNDRLWQPNYYERVVRDDTELRDIREYVANNPLQWSLDRDHPAIAGLTGLEH